The sequence TAAAATGGTGGTACAATATCAATAATTACAGAAAAGAAGGTGGACGTTCTGGTTATGAATTATTCGAAAAAGACGGCAATAAATTATATGTAATTGCGCAATTCTACCCAAGAATGGCAGTTTACAATGATGTTGAAGGATGGCAGAATATGCAGTTCTGGGGAAGCGGAGAGTTCGCTCTTCCTTTTGGAAACTTCGATGTTAATATCACAGTTCCTGCTGATCACGTAATTGACGCAACTGGAGAATTGATGAACAGAAGTGAAGTTTTCACTGCTGAACAAGTGAAACGTTATGAGCAAGCTCAAAAATCATTTGACAAACCTGTTGTAATTGTAACGCAAGCTGAAGCAGAAGCTGCTGAAAAAGGTTTTTCGGAAAAGAAAAAAACATGGAAATTCAGCGCAAAAAATGTTCGTGATTTCGGAATTGCCTCTTCAAGAAAATTCATTTATGATGCAATGGCTGTAAAGTTAGGCGGAAAAGTGGTTATGGCTGAATCTGTTTATCCAAAAGAAGCAAATCCGCTTTGGGGCGAAACATCGACAATGGTTGTGGCACATACTTTAAAAAGCTATTCTTCTCATACATTTGATTATCCTTATCCAAAAGCAGTTTCAGTTTCTGCGGAAGATCAAGGTATGGAATATCCAATGATTTGCTGGAACTTCGGTCGTCCTGATGAAAATGGAGTAACAAGCAAAGAAGTTAAAAACGGAATGATTGGTGTTGTTATTCATGAAGTAGGACACACTTTCTTCCCAATGATTGTAAATTCAGACGAGCGTCAATGGACTTGGATGGATGAAGGTTTAAACTCGTTCTTAGAATATTTAGCAGAACAAGAATTAGATCCAACTTTCCCATCAAGACGCGGACCAGCTAAAAATATTGTTCCGTACATGAGCGGTGACCAGAAGTTTTTAGAGCCAATTATGTCAAACTCTGAAACGATTGCTCAATTTGGAAATAATGCTTACGGAAAACCAGCTACAGGTCTTAATATTTTAAGAGAAGTTGTAATGGGAAGAGAATTGTTTGATTATGCTTTCAGAACATACGCAAACAGATGGAAATTCAAGCACCCAACTCCTGAGGATTTCTTTAGAACTATGGAAGATGCTTCGGCTGTTGATTTGGATTGGTTTTGGAGAGGATGGTTTTACTCAACTGATTTCGTAGATATCGGAATTAAAGAGGTGAAACAATATTATGTTTCTGAGACTCCAACTACTGATT comes from Flavobacterium sp. KACC 22761 and encodes:
- a CDS encoding M1 family metallopeptidase, with product MKKLSLLLLFPAMLVAQEKANTPPAPRQQGKYDTNKFSQMYDLLATPNMFRTASGAPGPAYYQQQADYKIDIELDDKNSKITGSEVITYSNNSPDSLEYLWIQLDQNQARANGQTSLAEGEKLSQVLPLEGFANKYLKKDLERGFNIEQVKDAKGNPMSYTINETMMRINLATPLKSGEKISLAIKWWYNINNYRKEGGRSGYELFEKDGNKLYVIAQFYPRMAVYNDVEGWQNMQFWGSGEFALPFGNFDVNITVPADHVIDATGELMNRSEVFTAEQVKRYEQAQKSFDKPVVIVTQAEAEAAEKGFSEKKKTWKFSAKNVRDFGIASSRKFIYDAMAVKLGGKVVMAESVYPKEANPLWGETSTMVVAHTLKSYSSHTFDYPYPKAVSVSAEDQGMEYPMICWNFGRPDENGVTSKEVKNGMIGVVIHEVGHTFFPMIVNSDERQWTWMDEGLNSFLEYLAEQELDPTFPSRRGPAKNIVPYMSGDQKFLEPIMSNSETIAQFGNNAYGKPATGLNILREVVMGRELFDYAFRTYANRWKFKHPTPEDFFRTMEDASAVDLDWFWRGWFYSTDFVDIGIKEVKQYYVSETPTTDLKDVKVRKGRFGLDKGPFVYLVSGDNAEVSASSKKALKVDDVKLLSDYVNQTFTAEEKAGLKSPKYFYEVEFNKPGGMIMPILVEITYEDGTKDNYQYPAQIWRKNNDTAKKVYATSKAIKSIQIDPKLMTADIDVTNNAWPKAEEKSKFD